The Symphalangus syndactylus isolate Jambi chromosome 3, NHGRI_mSymSyn1-v2.1_pri, whole genome shotgun sequence genome has a segment encoding these proteins:
- the ZBTB44 gene encoding zinc finger and BTB domain-containing protein 44 isoform X6, translating to MGVKTFTHSSSSHSQEMLGKLNMLRNDGHFCDITIRVQDKIFRAHKVVLAACSDFFRTKLVGQAEDENKNVLDLHHVTVTGFIPLLEYAYTATLSINTENIIDVLAAASYMQMFSVASTCSEFMKSSILWNTPNSQPEKGLDAGQENNSNCNFTSRDGSISPVSSECSVVERTIPVCRESRRKRKSYIVMSPESPVKCSTQTSSPQVLNSSASYSENRNQPVDSSLAFPWTFPFGIDRRIQPEKVKQAENTRTLELPGPSETSRRMADYVTCESTKTTLPLGTEEDVRVKVERLSDEEVHEEVSQPVSASQSSLSDQQTVPGSEQVQEDLLISPQSSSIGSVDEGVSEGLPTLQSTSSTNAPPDDDDRLENVQYPYQLYIAPSTSSTERPSPNGPDRPFQCPTCGVRFTRIQNLKQHMLIHSGIKPFQCDRCGKKFTRAYSLKMHRLKHEVPLQRQRTVIDNSKAVDEMTRNGE from the exons ATGGGTGTGAAAACATTTACTCATAGCTCCTCTTCCCACAGCCAGGAAATGCTTGGAAAGCTAAATATGCTGCGAAATGATGGACATTTTTGTGATATCACTATTCGTGTCCAGGACAAAATCTTCCGGGCACATAAGGTGGTACTAGCAGCTTGCAGTGATTTCTTTCGCACCAAACTTGTAGGCCAAGCCGAGGATGAGAACAAGAATGTGTTGGATCTGCATCATGTTACAGTGACTGGCTTTATACCTCTTTTAGAATATGCTTACACAGCCACTCTATCAATTAACACAGAAAATATTATTGATGTTCTAGCAGCAGCCAGCTATATGCAAATGTTCAGTGTTGCCAGCACCTGCTCAGAGTTCATGAAATCAAGCATTTTATGGAATACACCCAACAGCCAACCTGAAAAGGGTCTAGATGCTGGACAAGAAAATAATTCTAACTGCAATTTTACTTCTCGAGATGGGAGCATTTCTCCCGTGTCCTcagagtgcagtgtggtagaaagAACAATTCCTGTCTGCCGAGAATCCCGGAGAAAGCGCAAAAGCTACATTGTTATGTCTCCTGAAAGTCCTGTAAAGTGTAGCACACAAACAAGCTCACCCCAGGTATTGAATTCTTCAGCTTCCTACTCAGAAAATAGAAACCAACCAGTTGACTCTTCCTTAGCTTTTCCCTGGACTTTTCCTTTTGGAATTGATCGAAGGATTCAGCCTGAGAAAGTTAAGCAAGCAGAAAATACCCGGACTTTAGAATTACCTGGCCCATCTGAGACCAGTAGAAGAATGGCTGATTATGTGACTTGTGAGAGCACAAAAACTACCTTGCCTTTAGGTACCGAAGAAGATGTCCGGGTCAAAGTAGAAAGATTAAGTGACGAGGAGGTCCATGAGGAAGTGTCCCAGCCTGTCAGTGCATCTCAGAGTTCACTGAGTGATCAGCAGACAGTTCCAGGAAGTGAACAAGTCCAAGAGGACCTTCTGATCAGTCCACAGTCTTCCTCTATAG GCTCAGTAGATGAAGGCGTTTCTGAGGGGTTGCCTACACTTCAAAGCACGTCTAGCACTAATGCTCCTCCGGATGATGATGACCG ATTGGAAAATGTTCAGTATCCCTACCAACTCTACATTGCTCCTTCCACCAGCAGTACAGAACGACCAAGTCCAAATGGTCCTGACAGACCTTTTCAGTGTCCAACCTGCGGGGTGCGATTCACCCGTATTCAGAACCTAAAGCAGCACATGCTCATCCACTCAG GAATTAAACCATTTCAGTGTGACCGCTGTGGGAAAAAGTTCACCAGGGCTTACTCGCTAAAGATGCATCGCCTAAAGCATGAAG TACCACTCCAAAGGCAAAGAACCGTGATTGACAACAGTAAAGCTGTGGATGAAATGACCAGGAACGGAGAATGA
- the ZBTB44 gene encoding zinc finger and BTB domain-containing protein 44 isoform X5, with product MGVKTFTHSSSSHSQEMLGKLNMLRNDGHFCDITIRVQDKIFRAHKVVLAACSDFFRTKLVGQAEDENKNVLDLHHVTVTGFIPLLEYAYTATLSINTENIIDVLAAASYMQMFSVASTCSEFMKSSILWNTPNSQPEKGLDAGQENNSNCNFTSRDGSISPVSSECSVVERTIPVCRESRRKRKSYIVMSPESPVKCSTQTSSPQVLNSSASYSENRNQPVDSSLAFPWTFPFGIDRRIQPEKVKQAENTRTLELPGPSETSRRMADYVTCESTKTTLPLGTEEDVRVKVERLSDEEVHEEVSQPVSASQSSLSDQQTVPGSEQVQEDLLISPQSSSIGSVDEGVSEGLPTLQSTSSTNAPPDDDDRLENVQYPYQLYIAPSTSSTERPSPNGPDRPFQCPTCGVRFTRIQNLKQHMLIHSGIKPFQCDRCGKKFTRAYSLKMHRLKHEGKRCFRCQICSATFTSFGEYKHHMRVSRHIIRKPRIYECKTCGAMFTNSGNLIVHLRSLNHEASELANYFQSSTTPKAKNRD from the exons ATGGGTGTGAAAACATTTACTCATAGCTCCTCTTCCCACAGCCAGGAAATGCTTGGAAAGCTAAATATGCTGCGAAATGATGGACATTTTTGTGATATCACTATTCGTGTCCAGGACAAAATCTTCCGGGCACATAAGGTGGTACTAGCAGCTTGCAGTGATTTCTTTCGCACCAAACTTGTAGGCCAAGCCGAGGATGAGAACAAGAATGTGTTGGATCTGCATCATGTTACAGTGACTGGCTTTATACCTCTTTTAGAATATGCTTACACAGCCACTCTATCAATTAACACAGAAAATATTATTGATGTTCTAGCAGCAGCCAGCTATATGCAAATGTTCAGTGTTGCCAGCACCTGCTCAGAGTTCATGAAATCAAGCATTTTATGGAATACACCCAACAGCCAACCTGAAAAGGGTCTAGATGCTGGACAAGAAAATAATTCTAACTGCAATTTTACTTCTCGAGATGGGAGCATTTCTCCCGTGTCCTcagagtgcagtgtggtagaaagAACAATTCCTGTCTGCCGAGAATCCCGGAGAAAGCGCAAAAGCTACATTGTTATGTCTCCTGAAAGTCCTGTAAAGTGTAGCACACAAACAAGCTCACCCCAGGTATTGAATTCTTCAGCTTCCTACTCAGAAAATAGAAACCAACCAGTTGACTCTTCCTTAGCTTTTCCCTGGACTTTTCCTTTTGGAATTGATCGAAGGATTCAGCCTGAGAAAGTTAAGCAAGCAGAAAATACCCGGACTTTAGAATTACCTGGCCCATCTGAGACCAGTAGAAGAATGGCTGATTATGTGACTTGTGAGAGCACAAAAACTACCTTGCCTTTAGGTACCGAAGAAGATGTCCGGGTCAAAGTAGAAAGATTAAGTGACGAGGAGGTCCATGAGGAAGTGTCCCAGCCTGTCAGTGCATCTCAGAGTTCACTGAGTGATCAGCAGACAGTTCCAGGAAGTGAACAAGTCCAAGAGGACCTTCTGATCAGTCCACAGTCTTCCTCTATAG GCTCAGTAGATGAAGGCGTTTCTGAGGGGTTGCCTACACTTCAAAGCACGTCTAGCACTAATGCTCCTCCGGATGATGATGACCG ATTGGAAAATGTTCAGTATCCCTACCAACTCTACATTGCTCCTTCCACCAGCAGTACAGAACGACCAAGTCCAAATGGTCCTGACAGACCTTTTCAGTGTCCAACCTGCGGGGTGCGATTCACCCGTATTCAGAACCTAAAGCAGCACATGCTCATCCACTCAG GAATTAAACCATTTCAGTGTGACCGCTGTGGGAAAAAGTTCACCAGGGCTTACTCGCTAAAGATGCATCGCCTAAAGCATGAAGGTAAACGCTGTTTCCGGTGCCAGATATGTAGTGCCACTTTCACTTCCTTCGGGGAATATAAACACCACATGAGGGTTTCCCGGCACATTATCCGCAAGCCTCGGATTTACGAGTGCAAAACATGTGGCGCCATGTTCACCAACTCTGGAAATTTAATCGTGCACCTGAGGAGTCTGAACCATGAAGCATCAGAGCTAGCAAACTACTTCCAGAGCAG TACCACTCCAAAGGCAAAGAACCGTGATTGA
- the ZBTB44 gene encoding zinc finger and BTB domain-containing protein 44 isoform X4, whose amino-acid sequence MGVKTFTHSSSSHSQEMLGKLNMLRNDGHFCDITIRVQDKIFRAHKVVLAACSDFFRTKLVGQAEDENKNVLDLHHVTVTGFIPLLEYAYTATLSINTENIIDVLAAASYMQMFSVASTCSEFMKSSILWNTPNSQPEKGLDAGQENNSNCNFTSRDGSISPVSSECSVVERTIPVCRESRRKRKSYIVMSPESPVKCSTQTSSPQVLNSSASYSENRNQPVDSSLAFPWTFPFGIDRRIQPEKVKQAENTRTLELPGPSETSRRMADYVTCESTKTTLPLGTEEDVRVKVERLSDEEVHEEVSQPVSASQSSLSDQQTVPGSEQVQEDLLISPQSSSIGSVDEGVSEGLPTLQSTSSTNAPPDDDDRLENVQYPYQLYIAPSTSSTERPSPNGPDRPFQCPTCGVRFTRIQNLKQHMLIHSGIKPFQCDRCGKKFTRAYSLKMHRLKHEGKRCFRCQICSATFTSFGEYKHHMRVSRHIIRKPRIYECKTCGAMFTNSGNLIVHLRSLNHEASELANYFQSSDFLVPDYLNQEQEETLVQYDLGEHGFESSSSVQMPVISQYHSKGKEP is encoded by the exons ATGGGTGTGAAAACATTTACTCATAGCTCCTCTTCCCACAGCCAGGAAATGCTTGGAAAGCTAAATATGCTGCGAAATGATGGACATTTTTGTGATATCACTATTCGTGTCCAGGACAAAATCTTCCGGGCACATAAGGTGGTACTAGCAGCTTGCAGTGATTTCTTTCGCACCAAACTTGTAGGCCAAGCCGAGGATGAGAACAAGAATGTGTTGGATCTGCATCATGTTACAGTGACTGGCTTTATACCTCTTTTAGAATATGCTTACACAGCCACTCTATCAATTAACACAGAAAATATTATTGATGTTCTAGCAGCAGCCAGCTATATGCAAATGTTCAGTGTTGCCAGCACCTGCTCAGAGTTCATGAAATCAAGCATTTTATGGAATACACCCAACAGCCAACCTGAAAAGGGTCTAGATGCTGGACAAGAAAATAATTCTAACTGCAATTTTACTTCTCGAGATGGGAGCATTTCTCCCGTGTCCTcagagtgcagtgtggtagaaagAACAATTCCTGTCTGCCGAGAATCCCGGAGAAAGCGCAAAAGCTACATTGTTATGTCTCCTGAAAGTCCTGTAAAGTGTAGCACACAAACAAGCTCACCCCAGGTATTGAATTCTTCAGCTTCCTACTCAGAAAATAGAAACCAACCAGTTGACTCTTCCTTAGCTTTTCCCTGGACTTTTCCTTTTGGAATTGATCGAAGGATTCAGCCTGAGAAAGTTAAGCAAGCAGAAAATACCCGGACTTTAGAATTACCTGGCCCATCTGAGACCAGTAGAAGAATGGCTGATTATGTGACTTGTGAGAGCACAAAAACTACCTTGCCTTTAGGTACCGAAGAAGATGTCCGGGTCAAAGTAGAAAGATTAAGTGACGAGGAGGTCCATGAGGAAGTGTCCCAGCCTGTCAGTGCATCTCAGAGTTCACTGAGTGATCAGCAGACAGTTCCAGGAAGTGAACAAGTCCAAGAGGACCTTCTGATCAGTCCACAGTCTTCCTCTATAG GCTCAGTAGATGAAGGCGTTTCTGAGGGGTTGCCTACACTTCAAAGCACGTCTAGCACTAATGCTCCTCCGGATGATGATGACCG ATTGGAAAATGTTCAGTATCCCTACCAACTCTACATTGCTCCTTCCACCAGCAGTACAGAACGACCAAGTCCAAATGGTCCTGACAGACCTTTTCAGTGTCCAACCTGCGGGGTGCGATTCACCCGTATTCAGAACCTAAAGCAGCACATGCTCATCCACTCAG GAATTAAACCATTTCAGTGTGACCGCTGTGGGAAAAAGTTCACCAGGGCTTACTCGCTAAAGATGCATCGCCTAAAGCATGAAGGTAAACGCTGTTTCCGGTGCCAGATATGTAGTGCCACTTTCACTTCCTTCGGGGAATATAAACACCACATGAGGGTTTCCCGGCACATTATCCGCAAGCCTCGGATTTACGAGTGCAAAACATGTGGCGCCATGTTCACCAACTCTGGAAATTTAATCGTGCACCTGAGGAGTCTGAACCATGAAGCATCAGAGCTAGCAAACTACTTCCAGAGCAG TGATTTCCTAGTACCGGACTACTTAAACCAGGAACAAGAAGAGACCCTTGTTCAATATGATCTTGGAGAGCACGGTTTTGAAAGCAGCTCCTCTGTTCAAATGCCTGTAATTTCACAG TACCACTCCAAAGGCAAAGAACCGTGA
- the ZBTB44 gene encoding zinc finger and BTB domain-containing protein 44 isoform X1, whose amino-acid sequence MGVKTFTHSSSSHSQEMLGKLNMLRNDGHFCDITIRVQDKIFRAHKVVLAACSDFFRTKLVGQAEDENKNVLDLHHVTVTGFIPLLEYAYTATLSINTENIIDVLAAASYMQMFSVASTCSEFMKSSILWNTPNSQPEKGLDAGQENNSNCNFTSRDGSISPVSSECSVVERTIPVCRESRRKRKSYIVMSPESPVKCSTQTSSPQVLNSSASYSENRNQPVDSSLAFPWTFPFGIDRRIQPEKVKQAENTRTLELPGPSETSRRMADYVTCESTKTTLPLGTEEDVRVKVERLSDEEVHEEVSQPVSASQSSLSDQQTVPGSEQVQEDLLISPQSSSIGSVDEGVSEGLPTLQSTSSTNAPPDDDDRLENVQYPYQLYIAPSTSSTERPSPNGPDRPFQCPTCGVRFTRIQNLKQHMLIHSGIKPFQCDRCGKKFTRAYSLKMHRLKHEGKRCFRCQICSATFTSFGEYKHHMRVSRHIIRKPRIYECKTCGAMFTNSGNLIVHLRSLNHEASELANYFQSSDFLVPDYLNQEQEETLVQYDLGEHGFESSSSVQMPVISQVSSTQNCESTFPLGSLGGLAEKEEEVPEQPKTSACAEATRDDPPKSELSSITIE is encoded by the exons ATGGGTGTGAAAACATTTACTCATAGCTCCTCTTCCCACAGCCAGGAAATGCTTGGAAAGCTAAATATGCTGCGAAATGATGGACATTTTTGTGATATCACTATTCGTGTCCAGGACAAAATCTTCCGGGCACATAAGGTGGTACTAGCAGCTTGCAGTGATTTCTTTCGCACCAAACTTGTAGGCCAAGCCGAGGATGAGAACAAGAATGTGTTGGATCTGCATCATGTTACAGTGACTGGCTTTATACCTCTTTTAGAATATGCTTACACAGCCACTCTATCAATTAACACAGAAAATATTATTGATGTTCTAGCAGCAGCCAGCTATATGCAAATGTTCAGTGTTGCCAGCACCTGCTCAGAGTTCATGAAATCAAGCATTTTATGGAATACACCCAACAGCCAACCTGAAAAGGGTCTAGATGCTGGACAAGAAAATAATTCTAACTGCAATTTTACTTCTCGAGATGGGAGCATTTCTCCCGTGTCCTcagagtgcagtgtggtagaaagAACAATTCCTGTCTGCCGAGAATCCCGGAGAAAGCGCAAAAGCTACATTGTTATGTCTCCTGAAAGTCCTGTAAAGTGTAGCACACAAACAAGCTCACCCCAGGTATTGAATTCTTCAGCTTCCTACTCAGAAAATAGAAACCAACCAGTTGACTCTTCCTTAGCTTTTCCCTGGACTTTTCCTTTTGGAATTGATCGAAGGATTCAGCCTGAGAAAGTTAAGCAAGCAGAAAATACCCGGACTTTAGAATTACCTGGCCCATCTGAGACCAGTAGAAGAATGGCTGATTATGTGACTTGTGAGAGCACAAAAACTACCTTGCCTTTAGGTACCGAAGAAGATGTCCGGGTCAAAGTAGAAAGATTAAGTGACGAGGAGGTCCATGAGGAAGTGTCCCAGCCTGTCAGTGCATCTCAGAGTTCACTGAGTGATCAGCAGACAGTTCCAGGAAGTGAACAAGTCCAAGAGGACCTTCTGATCAGTCCACAGTCTTCCTCTATAG GCTCAGTAGATGAAGGCGTTTCTGAGGGGTTGCCTACACTTCAAAGCACGTCTAGCACTAATGCTCCTCCGGATGATGATGACCG ATTGGAAAATGTTCAGTATCCCTACCAACTCTACATTGCTCCTTCCACCAGCAGTACAGAACGACCAAGTCCAAATGGTCCTGACAGACCTTTTCAGTGTCCAACCTGCGGGGTGCGATTCACCCGTATTCAGAACCTAAAGCAGCACATGCTCATCCACTCAG GAATTAAACCATTTCAGTGTGACCGCTGTGGGAAAAAGTTCACCAGGGCTTACTCGCTAAAGATGCATCGCCTAAAGCATGAAGGTAAACGCTGTTTCCGGTGCCAGATATGTAGTGCCACTTTCACTTCCTTCGGGGAATATAAACACCACATGAGGGTTTCCCGGCACATTATCCGCAAGCCTCGGATTTACGAGTGCAAAACATGTGGCGCCATGTTCACCAACTCTGGAAATTTAATCGTGCACCTGAGGAGTCTGAACCATGAAGCATCAGAGCTAGCAAACTACTTCCAGAGCAG TGATTTCCTAGTACCGGACTACTTAAACCAGGAACAAGAAGAGACCCTTGTTCAATATGATCTTGGAGAGCACGGTTTTGAAAGCAGCTCCTCTGTTCAAATGCCTGTAATTTCACAGGTCTCCTCAACCCAGAATTGTGAAAGCACTTTTCCCTTGGGGTCTCTTGGTGGGCtggcagaaaaagaggaagaagtgcCAGAGCAGCCAAAGACCAGTGCTTGTGCTGAGGCAACCAGAGATGACCCCCCAAAATCAGAGCTGTCTTCTATAACTATTGAGTAA
- the ZBTB44 gene encoding zinc finger and BTB domain-containing protein 44 isoform X10, translating to MLIHSGIKPFQCDRCGKKFTRAYSLKMHRLKHEGKRCFRCQICSATFTSFGEYKHHMRVSRHIIRKPRIYECKTCGAMFTNSGNLIVHLRSLNHEASELANYFQSSDFLVPDYLNQEQEETLVQYDLGEHGFESSSSVQMPVISQVSSTQNCESTFPLGSLGGLAEKEEEVPEQPKTSACAEATRDDPPKSELSSITIE from the exons ATGCTCATCCACTCAG GAATTAAACCATTTCAGTGTGACCGCTGTGGGAAAAAGTTCACCAGGGCTTACTCGCTAAAGATGCATCGCCTAAAGCATGAAGGTAAACGCTGTTTCCGGTGCCAGATATGTAGTGCCACTTTCACTTCCTTCGGGGAATATAAACACCACATGAGGGTTTCCCGGCACATTATCCGCAAGCCTCGGATTTACGAGTGCAAAACATGTGGCGCCATGTTCACCAACTCTGGAAATTTAATCGTGCACCTGAGGAGTCTGAACCATGAAGCATCAGAGCTAGCAAACTACTTCCAGAGCAG TGATTTCCTAGTACCGGACTACTTAAACCAGGAACAAGAAGAGACCCTTGTTCAATATGATCTTGGAGAGCACGGTTTTGAAAGCAGCTCCTCTGTTCAAATGCCTGTAATTTCACAGGTCTCCTCAACCCAGAATTGTGAAAGCACTTTTCCCTTGGGGTCTCTTGGTGGGCtggcagaaaaagaggaagaagtgcCAGAGCAGCCAAAGACCAGTGCTTGTGCTGAGGCAACCAGAGATGACCCCCCAAAATCAGAGCTGTCTTCTATAACTATTGAGTAA
- the ZBTB44 gene encoding zinc finger and BTB domain-containing protein 44 isoform X9 codes for MTGSVDEGVSEGLPTLQSTSSTNAPPDDDDRLENVQYPYQLYIAPSTSSTERPSPNGPDRPFQCPTCGVRFTRIQNLKQHMLIHSGIKPFQCDRCGKKFTRAYSLKMHRLKHEGKRCFRCQICSATFTSFGEYKHHMRVSRHIIRKPRIYECKTCGAMFTNSGNLIVHLRSLNHEASELANYFQSSDFLVPDYLNQEQEETLVQYDLGEHGFESSSSVQMPVISQVSSTQNCESTFPLGSLGGLAEKEEEVPEQPKTSACAEATRDDPPKSELSSITIE; via the exons GCTCAGTAGATGAAGGCGTTTCTGAGGGGTTGCCTACACTTCAAAGCACGTCTAGCACTAATGCTCCTCCGGATGATGATGACCG ATTGGAAAATGTTCAGTATCCCTACCAACTCTACATTGCTCCTTCCACCAGCAGTACAGAACGACCAAGTCCAAATGGTCCTGACAGACCTTTTCAGTGTCCAACCTGCGGGGTGCGATTCACCCGTATTCAGAACCTAAAGCAGCACATGCTCATCCACTCAG GAATTAAACCATTTCAGTGTGACCGCTGTGGGAAAAAGTTCACCAGGGCTTACTCGCTAAAGATGCATCGCCTAAAGCATGAAGGTAAACGCTGTTTCCGGTGCCAGATATGTAGTGCCACTTTCACTTCCTTCGGGGAATATAAACACCACATGAGGGTTTCCCGGCACATTATCCGCAAGCCTCGGATTTACGAGTGCAAAACATGTGGCGCCATGTTCACCAACTCTGGAAATTTAATCGTGCACCTGAGGAGTCTGAACCATGAAGCATCAGAGCTAGCAAACTACTTCCAGAGCAG TGATTTCCTAGTACCGGACTACTTAAACCAGGAACAAGAAGAGACCCTTGTTCAATATGATCTTGGAGAGCACGGTTTTGAAAGCAGCTCCTCTGTTCAAATGCCTGTAATTTCACAGGTCTCCTCAACCCAGAATTGTGAAAGCACTTTTCCCTTGGGGTCTCTTGGTGGGCtggcagaaaaagaggaagaagtgcCAGAGCAGCCAAAGACCAGTGCTTGTGCTGAGGCAACCAGAGATGACCCCCCAAAATCAGAGCTGTCTTCTATAACTATTGAGTAA
- the ZBTB44 gene encoding zinc finger and BTB domain-containing protein 44 isoform X2, translating into MGVKTFTHSSSSHSQEMLGKLNMLRNDGHFCDITIRVQDKIFRAHKVVLAACSDFFRTKLVGQAEDENKNVLDLHHVTVTGFIPLLEYAYTATLSINTENIIDVLAAASYMQMFSVASTCSEFMKSSILWNTPNSQPEKGLDAGQENNSNCNFTSRDGSISPVSSECSVVERTIPVCRESRRKRKSYIVMSPESPVKCSTQTSSPQVLNSSASYSENRNQPVDSSLAFPWTFPFGIDRRIQPEKVKQAENTRTLELPGPSETSRRMADYVTCESTKTTLPLGTEEDVRVKVERLSDEEVHEEVSQPVSASQSSLSDQQTVPGSEQVQEDLLISPQSSSIGSVDEGVSEGLPTLQSTSSTNAPPDDDDRSTERPSPNGPDRPFQCPTCGVRFTRIQNLKQHMLIHSGIKPFQCDRCGKKFTRAYSLKMHRLKHEGKRCFRCQICSATFTSFGEYKHHMRVSRHIIRKPRIYECKTCGAMFTNSGNLIVHLRSLNHEASELANYFQSSDFLVPDYLNQEQEETLVQYDLGEHGFESSSSVQMPVISQVSSTQNCESTFPLGSLGGLAEKEEEVPEQPKTSACAEATRDDPPKSELSSITIE; encoded by the exons ATGGGTGTGAAAACATTTACTCATAGCTCCTCTTCCCACAGCCAGGAAATGCTTGGAAAGCTAAATATGCTGCGAAATGATGGACATTTTTGTGATATCACTATTCGTGTCCAGGACAAAATCTTCCGGGCACATAAGGTGGTACTAGCAGCTTGCAGTGATTTCTTTCGCACCAAACTTGTAGGCCAAGCCGAGGATGAGAACAAGAATGTGTTGGATCTGCATCATGTTACAGTGACTGGCTTTATACCTCTTTTAGAATATGCTTACACAGCCACTCTATCAATTAACACAGAAAATATTATTGATGTTCTAGCAGCAGCCAGCTATATGCAAATGTTCAGTGTTGCCAGCACCTGCTCAGAGTTCATGAAATCAAGCATTTTATGGAATACACCCAACAGCCAACCTGAAAAGGGTCTAGATGCTGGACAAGAAAATAATTCTAACTGCAATTTTACTTCTCGAGATGGGAGCATTTCTCCCGTGTCCTcagagtgcagtgtggtagaaagAACAATTCCTGTCTGCCGAGAATCCCGGAGAAAGCGCAAAAGCTACATTGTTATGTCTCCTGAAAGTCCTGTAAAGTGTAGCACACAAACAAGCTCACCCCAGGTATTGAATTCTTCAGCTTCCTACTCAGAAAATAGAAACCAACCAGTTGACTCTTCCTTAGCTTTTCCCTGGACTTTTCCTTTTGGAATTGATCGAAGGATTCAGCCTGAGAAAGTTAAGCAAGCAGAAAATACCCGGACTTTAGAATTACCTGGCCCATCTGAGACCAGTAGAAGAATGGCTGATTATGTGACTTGTGAGAGCACAAAAACTACCTTGCCTTTAGGTACCGAAGAAGATGTCCGGGTCAAAGTAGAAAGATTAAGTGACGAGGAGGTCCATGAGGAAGTGTCCCAGCCTGTCAGTGCATCTCAGAGTTCACTGAGTGATCAGCAGACAGTTCCAGGAAGTGAACAAGTCCAAGAGGACCTTCTGATCAGTCCACAGTCTTCCTCTATAG GCTCAGTAGATGAAGGCGTTTCTGAGGGGTTGCCTACACTTCAAAGCACGTCTAGCACTAATGCTCCTCCGGATGATGATGACCG CAGTACAGAACGACCAAGTCCAAATGGTCCTGACAGACCTTTTCAGTGTCCAACCTGCGGGGTGCGATTCACCCGTATTCAGAACCTAAAGCAGCACATGCTCATCCACTCAG GAATTAAACCATTTCAGTGTGACCGCTGTGGGAAAAAGTTCACCAGGGCTTACTCGCTAAAGATGCATCGCCTAAAGCATGAAGGTAAACGCTGTTTCCGGTGCCAGATATGTAGTGCCACTTTCACTTCCTTCGGGGAATATAAACACCACATGAGGGTTTCCCGGCACATTATCCGCAAGCCTCGGATTTACGAGTGCAAAACATGTGGCGCCATGTTCACCAACTCTGGAAATTTAATCGTGCACCTGAGGAGTCTGAACCATGAAGCATCAGAGCTAGCAAACTACTTCCAGAGCAG TGATTTCCTAGTACCGGACTACTTAAACCAGGAACAAGAAGAGACCCTTGTTCAATATGATCTTGGAGAGCACGGTTTTGAAAGCAGCTCCTCTGTTCAAATGCCTGTAATTTCACAGGTCTCCTCAACCCAGAATTGTGAAAGCACTTTTCCCTTGGGGTCTCTTGGTGGGCtggcagaaaaagaggaagaagtgcCAGAGCAGCCAAAGACCAGTGCTTGTGCTGAGGCAACCAGAGATGACCCCCCAAAATCAGAGCTGTCTTCTATAACTATTGAGTAA